Below is a genomic region from Anguilla anguilla isolate fAngAng1 chromosome 18, fAngAng1.pri, whole genome shotgun sequence.
GGGCCCGGGCCCCCGGCGGAGCGAGAccagcgccccctgccccgGGGTCGGGTACTGCGGGCGGGACGCCGCGTGCTGCCCCACGCTGGTGTGCAAGCAGCCcatgcagctgctgcagagcaACACCATGACCACCtgccgcagcagcagcggcagcagcagccccacccagcagctggggggcggggtgcgcATCTGcctgcccagccccccccacagcgaggggggcggcggcggcgacgagCCCTGCTTCCTGGGCCACGGCGGGCCGGAGGACACCTTTGCCGCGTACTGCCACCCCCTGCCCATCCCCACGCCCGCCCAGCtgctgccccgcccgcccggGCCCGAGGGGGAGAGGCCgctgccccaccccgccctgctgGCCTTCCCCCGCCTCATCTCCTCCGTCAGCGAGACGGGGCTGGACGCCAAGCGCATGCTGGCCTGCTGCGGGCCCGACTgccgggaggggggcggggcctaccccgtcccgccccggctcgggggcggggcccggccgGGGGAAGCCAGGGTCGCGGCGGTCACCAGGGAGACGGGGACCATGACGTCCCGCGGGGAGCTGAGGGACGTGGGGGTGCAGACGGGGGCCCCCGAACCtcgtccgccgccgccgccccacGTCTTTCCCGAGGTGAGTCTGGCGGCGGACGACGAGgcggacgggggcgggggggagggccCCAACGGGGCggtgggcggcggcggcggccagaaGTCCCCCATAAAGGAGGTGCTGTGGGACGCGGAGGGGATGACCTGGGAGGTGTACGGCGCGTCGGTGGACCCCGAGGAGCTGGGCCTGGCCATCCAGAAGCACCTGGAGCTGCAGATCAAGGAGAAGGCGGGCCGCGTGGCGGCCAAGCTGACCCGCCAGGACACGGTCAGCTCGCAGCAGAGCCGCCGCCCCAGGAAGAGGGGGTTCGCCATGGGCGCCCTGAGGAACCCCGCCTGCTGCGCTCGCTCCAGCGCCGTGCTGGACTGAGCGGGAcggccatgggggggggggggggggggggggggggggggcgggccaaAACCGCGCCCAGCCCAACGCTACCTTCATCGTACGCAGTAAACCGTAAAAGACATGCTGGATGCTGCTTGGCAGAATTAGCATGTTCGACTCGCATTAAAACcatcattatatatatatatatatatatatatatatatacacacacacacacaatgtcagaGCACCACCAACACTATTGGCCGAAAGTACAGGTCTTGTTTCCTGCCTTTCTCTGCACAAAGGGGtcgtgtgtgtatatttggcGTGTGGGTCTCTTTCAGAAGGCAGgaagcagaaataaagcaaaatttATTTAAGAGTTAATGTCCTTTTCAAAATACTCATAATACTCAAAAGTGTTAAATGGGGTGTCAGCAAATGTAACAAACTGTGTTCTTGCTGTTGGGTATTAGCTAGAATTTATACAGCTTCGAAGAACAAATAACTTAATCGTTTAAGGAATACTTGTagagcacatggagacacaTAATTGCATTAATACTGAATGCCAAAAGTACCCATTGATTAAGAGCCTTTGTGAGCTATACTGTGCATTTTATGACTTTACATCACAGTAAGTACAGCTTATAAATATAGTATTCATATATTTAGTTCCATGTCCCCTCCTGTCTGAAGTCAGTGATGACATGGGAACATAATTATGAACCCTATGTATAGCAATATTCAGTCTTTTCATTAACACTGACAAGCCCTAttgtcaatttatttttaagccttttttccAGTCCACAAATCCCAACCGAGAATTGACAATCAATCGTATTTCACGAACTACAAGCAGCTTCAAAATTCTTCTTTAGCGATCACTAACCATGAATTAAAGAATGCGTTTTAAGCAAGTGGGTTCAGTCGAAGGAGCACGTCTGTATGTTCAGTCAGGGAAAGACCCAGCTGTGAAAGGTACTGCGGTTAgtactgctgaaaataaaataaaaaagtcagattttatttaagtatGAAATTATGGATTTACTTGTAAGTGCAGCTTTGTAAACGTGTAGTAGTAGAAGGAAACTCAATACAGGCCTTTGTGTCTGAAATAGACATCTCCACATTTCAGATATACCTTACTGTACAAGTTGTTTCTTTATACAGAAAtacctgtctgtttctgtgtctctaGACTATATAACTTAGGGAAAGACGTGATTGATACAAGCTCACACAGTTCAAAGCTGGCGAGAATACCCAGAATTCAGCTCTAGCCAAACTGCCAAGGACGGCAGACAACTAGACCCTACACAAAACATTCTGAAGGAGGTTTGTTCCAGAACGTCCAACTTCGCTCATGTTGGCCAAGGCCCCTGAATTTCACAGTTTGCTACTGGAAGCACAAATTTCAGCACAGTATCTTGATTTCTAGCGTTATTCTCCATATAGGATTTAGGAGTACATTTGTCATctactacattttaaaatgtataatctCTTCCATTAGTAAGGATTTCAGCATCAGGCTAACATATaatactgtttatttaaatatcacAACAGCAGTCAGTGGATCCAGTCCTTTATTTTAcagtagtttgtttttttcactcaaGCTTAAAGTAGGCACAGGTAATGTCGGATATATGAGTAGATGGGATATTGGCGTGATGCTTCATATGTCATAAGATCTGGTTCATAGACAGTAGGAACTCTGGAACAGAGCCTATGTAGCCTATGTTCACCTAACTTAACACAGGCAACATAGACCTTTAAGGACGTTATTTGATAGAAACATACTACAAACTCAATTTCCCTTTTGGCCTTCACATGGTAGTATTATACTTCAATGTATTTTTGCGTGCCAATGATGCATAACATTTCTTAAACGCTCAACAAAGTttcaaacatgaacaaaatgcAACTGCAGTCACTTAGAGATTGCAGATTTTCTCTCTGGTAGTTAAACATACGCAGAGGATGTGAATGTTAGACTTTGTGGAGAAGTGTCAAATTACAGTATGTGCGTATTTCAGTAGGGATGTTTTCCTCTTGTGTGAATAAGTGACAGGCAATATACCCTGTACTGTGTGGTATAACGTACTACAACTCAAGAGACATGTTTCCTTACAGTCCGTTAAGCAAACAGTTATGCCATAAGGCCCAATTTCAGAAAACTGCTTTTCCACACAaactttgtttctttctttgtgatACAATCCCACAAAGTTTTTATAGAGCAATATTAGTCAGAATATTGTGTTTAATAGGATAAAACCCCTTTAAATCTCACATTACACAGAGTAAACTTGCAACCAAGTTCTTTCATGTAGGGCTCTGACTGACCGACAAATTAAGGTCCACTGGTGGATTTTCTTCACATGAAATGGCAAGCTAACGTTGATCGATCATTTCATTCatgaatgaacaaaacaaaagatgtGTCAGATCAGCACATTAACTAATTTAATCTGGTCTTTCTTCTAATTAAACTGGTGTAGCGTGTGGAATATCCCTCTAAGACCATTCAGCTGTGATATAGCCCTTATTGTTTCTTCCCCTCTCTAGAACGCTCACTCTCCCCTAGATTCAGTCAAACTTCGCAGATCATTTAAGGGAAAGTGCAATTCAACCAAGAACGGCAGAAATACTACACGatacaatatactgtaatataatgcaatgcTACTATTCTATATTTTAGATGCACTAATAGTACGTTTCCTCCTGGattcaaacaatgaaaaatgctgCCTAGGAAGGCAAAAGTCACTTTGGTCCAGAATTAATCTAGGAAAGGTTTGTTATTTTTGGCTGAGTCGCAGTTTTCATTGGATCGGGCAGTAAATTATTTGAGGCCTTTTGTGAAGACCGTTCACAGTTCAGCGCGTCAGTCTCTGCCGCTCCCCGTCACGCGAAAGAGAAGCAATAACGGATGCCCCGAAACTTCCTCACAACAGATCCCACTTTCAATGTTAAACTTTCAAACACTGTACTTGTTGTGTGTGACATTCGTTGGGGCTTGTAATAAGCATACTGAGGGTGGTGACATGTTTATTCTGTTATGATCAATAACTGAATGTCCAGCTGTGAGATTAGAAGGGATTAAGGTCTCTTCGCTGGGTCTTTGCCAAATCAAAATCCAGCCTGTGGCAAGATTTGAGTCATGTATGTTGTCACAGGTTATGTCACTGTTGATGAACAAgggtttttccccccccccccattctgaaTGGTAACTGGTGTTGATGTTTTTAGTGACATCAGCACAGTATTTTGGTGGGTAAACTGCTACCTAGTGGCAGAAGGAAGAGTGGCATTGTGAACCAGaagaataatgtgttttcagtgaCTCATTTTCAACCAATCAGCGGTTTGCTGTGGAGAACCAtgtcttctgattggttcaggcaagctggtgagagacagagcacaCGGTAGCCCCACCCCTTAAGAGATTCAGGAAGTTGATGCTCTCCCGTTGCTACTGTTATCTGCGCAAAGATGACCCCCATCTTCTGCTATCAGCACAAAGATGTCTCCTCTACCCCAATCTTGCTTTTCCGGCTTTGTCGGATAGCTTGAATGCATTCGAGCAGCGGCAGCGAACAGCTCGGTCAGCTGTTTGGATGAGCAGGCACATTCCTTGGTGTTCACAGtaaaagggctttttttttttggagtggtGCTTTAACGAGCACAGCGTGGaaataagcatttaaaaagtgcTGGTTCAGCGTGTGTGTCGAGTGGGGCCTACTGAGGCCACAGCTTGGGAAGCTGGCCAATAAAAGTAGGCGTGCCTGCTGTGGGCAAGGAATATTTCTTTGGTAACTCCAGCAATAAACCTCTCCCAATCGTAACCCCGTATGACTGTGATAGTCTCCGAAAACACACTGTCTTTATTTCCCCTACTGGTGTAAGCTGACATCGGAGAACCgcgatgacccccccccccccgcccgaagCTGCTCCGACAGCCGATTGGCTCACGCTCTCGTCCGCCACGTAGCGCACGCGTCTCAGCCTCCGTCGTTTGTAAACCTAGGCCTCGTTAaagtttggctttttaaaatttttttctttagccGCACTATATTACGGCTTCGCTTCTTCGGAATCAGCACTTAGAACGATCGCTGCTTAGAGTCTAGCCCGTCGCTCATTTTGGGCATAAAGTAAACCAACGGGGACAAAGGCAAAcaatcttgattttttttttgtcctagCGTTTTAGCCCGTGTGCAGGTAGACAACTGCCGCCATTTTGGTACAGGGAGACCAGCCCTGCAAGCATTCAGAGGTCTGTTAAAGCAGGGAGAATCGAAAAAAATCCACCCCCCAGGGAGAGGGCTAATGTCAACTGTCTTTTATAGCACATAATATCACATAGGAAATTTTGTtactttttgtaaaaaaacaaaaagcaaaaaaaaaaaaaaaaaaaagaaaataggttTATCTAtactttctattttattttttaaaaatgttaaatgaaaacaGCCAATAGTATTCTCGGGGGACTCAGTCTCCCATGCCTGTCTCttcatctgtgtttgtgtccgtgACTGAGGATGCCCTTAACTAGCTGACAACTCAAAGATCTGTCTCCGCCATCCGTATTCTTGTATTGTAGATGCAATTGGCAACTGTGGCAATGTATTTTGGAACTGTTTTATTTGATTGCTTATTTTcagcgacaaaaaaaaaaaaaaaaaaaaaatcaatgaataaaaatgattaataacagtaaaaaaatgtgtcaaacaGTTTCTGTTCATCGTTTACCTGTAAAATATGGACTTTGCATTACCAATAatagtttaaatgaaaatgttttttaaacgtTTAATGTAATTATGCGCGTTGTTATTCAGTTTTTGCACCATTCAGATTATCCATCCACAATCTATCCAACAGTGCCCAAATAAGACCAAATTGCTGCATTTAATTAGTTCCCTGCGATGCTTCAGCACTGTCATCCACGAAAGGATTGCAGTTTATAACTTTCGTGAGGTCGTGTTTATCGCCACCTAGCAGTGGAAGGAGGTAGGGCATGAGACGAACCAAAGCTGGTTCCGTTTAGCAGTGTATGGCGTCCTTGTTTCCTTGTTTGGCTCCACCAAACACCCTACGGAAATTAGTACCTATAGAGGAAAATCGCCCGTGAGCTCCGTGAACTGTCATGGACTGTGAGGCGGCCATATTTGTAGGGGGATTCCGCAGGTTGACCTCGCCGCCCTCGCATCAGAAGTCTGGAGCGGTGAACCTTCCCGCCAGCTACGATGCCATCAGTACATCGTCTCCACTTGCTGCAGTAGCAGGAGGgcagcacagagctcacagGGTCAGTTCCAGTTCAGTTCAGCCCAGCCAATGCGGGAAAGGAAGCGAAGTTCAGTTAATGAACTGGAAAAGCCTGATCGTCCATTACGGACATTTTCAGTTGATGAACTGAATTTGCCTCAGCCCAGCACAGCGAATTGCTGGAGAGCAGCAGGTGGTGTGACCGGTGAAGGAGGGAGGTGGCGTTCGCTGTGAATGTGCTGATTGGGCCCACAGGTGCTGCAGAGCCATTTAATGCAGAAGGTCCTGGTTTCCCCGGCGGAACAATCCAGCCCACCAGAGCTTTGTCTGGCCCTCTTTGTGTCCaccgggggttggggggcgaggggtggcggggtggcggggggggtgggggacacaTTGTGAAAACAGTAAGTGGGACCTGCCCTAGCACTGTCCCCACTCCTAACGCCaccgtggccccgcccctcccccaggtccTACTGCCCCCGCCGGCGGGGATAAATACGGGCGGTGCGCGGCTCAGAGCCGTCACTCTGGAAAATGAGCATCAGGAGCCCGCCCCTCTTGTGCCTCACGCTGGTGCTCGCCGTCACCCAGGCCGTCTCCCCCGGCCGCCACCTGCAGCCCAAGGCCCTTCACCTCGGTAAGTCCCGgaagactccccccccccccccccccccccccgtctctttctctctctctctcactgtctgtctctctctatgtctgtctttctctctccatctctacctgCCCTatcctggaggagctgaaccAGGAATCTTCTCTCAACGCCTCTCGACACACACCCAGTCTCCACTGCATTTAGAGCCTACACTCTGAGCTGTGTTCAGAGTCTACATGCTGAGCTGTgttcagagagagtgagataatGACAGAATTAATTCTTACTACTGGGGAGCTCACTAGTATCGTCCCTTAGAACGTGTCTTATTTATCCACTGACAGAAATCAAGGCAGCCCTGGCCTAGGAGTTACAAGACAGCTAAAATGCAATACATCACGGTACAATTCAGAAACAGCAACCATGAAACAATAAGAACCTCAGTGAGCTGACAGGTCAACAGCTCCTTATCAGTCAGGGAAAAACACAGCTCAGCTTTATGGTTTGTTGCAAACTCTTACGGTCGAGCAAAGGGATGAGGAACTGAAGATCAGCACATTTGCTCATTTGTTATGTAGATGATTAATTAACAACTGATCAGCCAATAGAAGTGCTAGCATAATGACATGCACACATGTTTCTATCTACCCATCTATTAGTATCTCCATTCTctttcaccccccaccccccccaccccagtgagagagagagagagacatccatattaatgctcaACCTCAATTATCCAAAGCGCTATCAAGAGACATCTTAATATCCAAAACGGATACAGGCAGAATTCCAATGTTGAAGGCCTGAGCTGAGCTGCAAATGAAAGAATGTGCTCTAGGGCATCGATTATCACTAATGCATTTAATGTTGTCATACAGTAATGGAGATACATTATGTGTCTTGCAGCAGGCAAGCTAATTCTGTTAAGCTGGCCTGAAGACATCGCTAGCAATCATAAtaacacatttctgtttaacAATTGTTGTCTAAAAGGCCCCTTTGcttagacatttattttaagagcCTTGCAAATTAAACGAGGATAAACTACAGCCCACACATTTCGGTCCAAGTAAAACAACTGGAAATTCCAGGTCCCAAAATTTTTAACAGACACAAATTAGACCTGCCTCAGCCACAAAGGCAGTCAGACCACATTCTTTGGTTGTATAACTCTCACATATTTGCTAtatgtattaaatattcataCGTAGTAATGCTCTGATGGTAACCCAGTCTAACGGCCACACCCGTGAAACTTACCAAGGCGTTTATTTTAAGACTTAGGTTAACACTTAGGGTACCACTTAATTTTAGGGTTTGACATGCCCGATGTATGGTCTGACCACTGACACTGAAGAACAGTAAagggtaaatggactgcatttatatagcgcttttatccaaagcgctttacaattgatgcctctcattcacccattcacacacacactgacacaccaacAGTGGAaagctgccatgcaaggtaccaatcagctcgttgggagcagttaggggttaggtgtcttgctcagggacacttcgacacgccccggggcgggcgggggatcgaaccgacaaccctccgactgccagacaaccgcccttacctcctgagctatgtcgcccccctaTGATAGAACAATTTTATCTTCCCTCTTTCAGACTGGCCCAAGGACTGCGGGCTCGCGCACTTCAAGCCCAACATGGCGGAGCGCATAGTGTCCGGCAACGAAGCCCGGCCGCACTCCTGGCCGTGGCAGGTCTCTCTGCAGGTAACGAACCTTGCGGTCAAACCGGTGCTGCCGCCGCctcccggaaaaaaaaaaaaaaaaacacggtttCCTGTCCTGGCTTTTAGACTGCAGTGAGGTCCTATCTCGGCACTTACTAAGTGAAGGGTCAGAGAATTAAAAGACAGGTACACAGGGGTgcagatggtgtgtgtgtgggggggggggggatacatcCCCCCCAGTTTCATAGGGACCCCTATCCGTCCCCCCAGGTCGGGGTAGTTGTATAAGCTTAAAAGTTGAGACCTTTCTTTTGCTCACAGTTTggtcccccccccacttcaaaaATCTCTCATGCGCCCCTGCAGGTATAGCTATGGACTGTTAGTATTTTTTGTCATCCTATGCTTTACTCACCATTAAAATGAGTTATGTTACAGGATCAAATTTCCTGTCACACAGGAAGATAAATATAATATGCacccaaaaatgtaaaataaggtTTTGCAATTAGATTAgcctattgttattattattattattattattagttgttgttgttgttcttgtaaTTAAGTGTCACCAACTTAAGTCAGGAAAAACTGTATTTCTTAATGCAAACGAATAGCGCGTGCTATATAATCGTCTGGTTTGACATTCACGCCTGCACGTTATAAGTTGAAAACCTTGACAGGGCATTAACGGAAAGCACGTCGCCATAGTAACCGTATTCCGGGCCTCGGTCAGGTTCGTCCCCGAGGGAGTAAACACTACATCCACGTGTGCGGCGGAACTCTGATCCACAAGAACTGGGTGCTCACCGCGGCACACTGCTTTCAGAAGTAAGTCTTACCTGCTAATACGTCACTCGGCTAGTAGGCTGTAACTGGCTAATTAGCACACCTGGCTCAGATAATGAGATGAAATGACGTTAAACCGTTTCAAGTATTTGACCCTTGACTTTGATAATTAGCCTACATAATGTAATGCAGCACTTATGAGTACATTTCTACAATTTCGCATCCGGACAAAAATTATACACAATACTTTCATGTATATGCTACTTAAGCATGAAAGTAAACGTTATGGAATTGACATAATGTACCATACATATTACAACCtgtaattacaataaattatgattttttaaatgcagtatttAGGCTACTGTTCAACATGGGGTACTTACCTGGCGCACGCACGTTGCAGGTATGGGCGTCACAGAGTGAAACTCCAGAGTAACAATTGGCCATTCCAATTTGggatcaaaaataaaaatagcaatcactggtttttttaatgtagaaaAATAAAGATGTTGCTGATGTAGTACGGTGCTTTCTGGCTGCAGAGGGAAGGCAGAGGAAGCCGGGAGCTGGCGAATCGTCCTGGGGAAGCACCAGCTGAAGCGTTCGGAGACGGCCGAGCGCATTTTCCCCGTCCGGCGCATCTACCGCCACGAGAGGTTCCGTTACCCCGCACACAGCGAGCTGGACTACGACATCGCCCTGGTCAAGGCCGCCACCGACATCATACCCAGCAACTTCATCCGCTATGCCTGCCTGCCGCGCAGACAGACCGCCCTCAAACCGGGACACTACTGCTGGGTGACAGGCTGGGGGGACACGCGGGGTAAGCGCTAGAACCTACCGGGGaactgaaaatataacaaataaatagcaGCGTAATATTTGACAGTAACGTAAAGTGGATAATTTGTTATCCAGAGAGGGTCAGTGTGGctacacacacctgattctactaatcaaggtgcttagcaacgactttagtggttgattagtagaatcaggtgtgtgtacccacactggccctttctggatggGACTGGGGAGCCCTGCTCTataacatgaaaagcacctaattaagaaaaaattaacagcttttaaaaacagcagttaAAATGTGGGGATTGCAgttgaggctggaatgaaaaccagcatacacagtagTCCCCCatgaccgagtttgagaaccaccgCACTGGGGGAAACAATAATGTCTTCCTGGATTCAGCCAACATTTGTGgctaactttgacttacaaataagaaaaacaagcgTTGCTCCACAAGCACAATTTGGCCAAACTGTGTCCggtaaagaaaatgacaaacaacTGCGTTTTATGTGTGTGCCAAAGTAAAGGGCAAATGTCGGCTGAAACCAGGCCATTGTGACGTTGAGCTCGCGCTCTGACACAATCGGTGATACACAAAACTCTGCCCTCTCAAAATAGAAACGCGCTACAGCTGCGTCAACTCCAGTCATGCGAGGGAGAGATGATGGAGATAGCCTAAATGGAGAGCAGAGAGACAAACAATGAACGCATGATTTGGCGAGAGTGGGATATATAACATATGTAACTGTGGGTTAGGTATATAATAATTTAAGTTATTCCATTCATCAGAGAACTTTGAACAATGGTAAGCTTGCTTTATGAATGTGCATGAGGAGTTTGTACTAGATGCTCAAATTAGTTGTGACAATCCCAAAGAAAAAAGGACAGCATTTATATTGCTCATTTCACTGTCAcagagtgctttacagtgaagaaGAGGAACACACCTTCACCATTATACAATGTGCAgaacccacctgggtgatgtaTGGCAACCAATATGTCGCCAatatgctcaccacacatctgcagagagaaagggaattATTCTGCCAGTTGAACTGGGAGATGATTCAGAGGCAGGTTGACAGAGGAAGttgggaatttggccaggacacttCAGAAGCTCCTCCCTTTTTGCAGTAAGCGCCACAGGATCTTAAATGGCCGCAGTGTGTGGGGAACTCAATTTTCAAAAACGTACTACAGTAGTTTCCCTGTAACTGCGGGGAATgctcgccccctgctggcgaAAAATATGCATGTCAAGGAgacaagaaatgaaaaaagagatttttttttttttaaagaggggaATTACAGGAGCCTTGTGTGTTGATGCGCGTGTGCTTCAGGTGGGAAGGAGAACGTGTCTCTGGCCGAGGCTCTGAACCAGGCCCGCCTGCCCATCATTGACTTCAAGACCTGCCGGCAGAAGAAGTTCTGGGGGGACCGCGTGCGGGACTCCATGATCTGCGCTGGCTTCCGCGACACGGAGGGGCCGCCGGCCGCCTGTCAGGTAACCCGTGATGTCAGAGACAACTATGGACCCGGGGGAAAAGGGAAGGGTGGGAGCAGAAGACTGGGGGGTCTGCACGGAGGGCaagcagtgtggtataatgggtaaagaCCTGTTACCTACAGGtcacaggttcagttcccaggtaggacacaccccttgagcaatgtacttaacctgcgttgcttcagtgtatatccagctgtataaatggatttaatgtaaatgctatataaaaattttttttttttaaagacgtagtgtaagtcactctggataagatcttctgctgaatgcctgtaatgtaattagggGATTGAGAAGGGAAATATTACACTGGATATCCATACATGGACAGAGGGGAGGACGCAGCAATAATTTACCATTGATCATTGAAATTGAGCTCATGAGCTGAGTCTTATTTGATATAGACACCTATATGTGTCAGTATTTCTTAGATTTAAACCTGGCCTGAGAAGGGACCTCATTTTTTCCAGGCTCTGTTTTGGGagtttatcctttttttttgacaatgtGCAGCtctttctcgtttttttttttccattacatgTTTTTGACCGACGTAGCTGTTTTTCCACTCCTAATGGACTAGGGTGCGCACTTTTCTTTGTAGCATTTCTGAGAATGGACAAACCACGACACATATAAACAGGAAATGGGGTTAAGGGGAGGTGAAGCACTGGTATGAAAGTGGTACTGACTAACGGAACACGGTCACGGGAGGAAACAGCGAggaggcgaggggaggggagggggcgggggcgggggcggggggtgggctGCCGCGCACGCGTTTCCATGGATACCAGGTGCTGACATTTCCTCCCCGTCCGCAGGGGGACTCGGGGGGGCCCCTCCTGTGCCAGCTGGGGCGTGACCGGTGGGAGGTGCACGGCGTGGTGAGCTTCGGGCCAATCGGCTGCACCGTGGAGAACAAGCCCAGCGTCTTCACCCGCACCACCGCCTACATCCCCTGGATCGAGGCCACCCGGATCCGGGACTTCTTCCTGCactgacgccccccccccccccccccagacagaaccggcccactcccccacccaccacccaccacgcAGCCAGCCACCTCCTGGTAACAGCGGCGGACTCTTCCGCCACCTACAGGCCCCGACGAGGCAACGCAGCCGACGTTCTCCCCATGTGGGAGCAAGCCCCGCATTATTTTGCCGCGTCCCGATCAGCCGCTCATCTctgggtctctgcggtggtacaGACAGCCCGGGCTCCCTTCTCCTGCCCCTTGGCAGCGCTTGGTTTCCCTGTTCCGCCGCCGCTGTCCCTGACAACCGCCCAGATTACCGCCAGTCACACCACGCGTTACAG
It encodes:
- the si:dkey-191g9.7 gene encoding G protein-regulated inducer of neurite outgrowth 1, whose translation is MAENGRPAAESASEPSPPGGVGAGAIISECPAAEGAIFPLSKSTVDVAANPLPQDDLRKSCSSPTCSRTEAHETADTPVTDDYRGGGRGESSPTGTAACQRGPRDGPKMAATEDRRGESTTGEQNEPQTRRNQGGAPHRGSPSVPDTLPPRHRAERPRSVAEMAPPHRTGAASPAEAEAHGRVRAGEGGAAGSRGASSSHTDLREEQPEPAPHMAQRSLSASLRAPGEAPGPGPRRSETSAPCPGVGYCGRDAACCPTLVCKQPMQLLQSNTMTTCRSSSGSSSPTQQLGGGVRICLPSPPHSEGGGGGDEPCFLGHGGPEDTFAAYCHPLPIPTPAQLLPRPPGPEGERPLPHPALLAFPRLISSVSETGLDAKRMLACCGPDCREGGGAYPVPPRLGGGARPGEARVAAVTRETGTMTSRGELRDVGVQTGAPEPRPPPPPHVFPEVSLAADDEADGGGGEGPNGAVGGGGGQKSPIKEVLWDAEGMTWEVYGASVDPEELGLAIQKHLELQIKEKAGRVAAKLTRQDTVSSQQSRRPRKRGFAMGALRNPACCARSSAVLD
- the zgc:112285 gene encoding elastase-1; translation: MSIRSPPLLCLTLVLAVTQAVSPGRHLQPKALHLDWPKDCGLAHFKPNMAERIVSGNEARPHSWPWQVSLQVRPRGSKHYIHVCGGTLIHKNWVLTAAHCFQKGKAEEAGSWRIVLGKHQLKRSETAERIFPVRRIYRHERFRYPAHSELDYDIALVKAATDIIPSNFIRYACLPRRQTALKPGHYCWVTGWGDTRGGKENVSLAEALNQARLPIIDFKTCRQKKFWGDRVRDSMICAGFRDTEGPPAACQGDSGGPLLCQLGRDRWEVHGVVSFGPIGCTVENKPSVFTRTTAYIPWIEATRIRDFFLH